One Brassica napus cultivar Da-Ae chromosome A5, Da-Ae, whole genome shotgun sequence DNA window includes the following coding sequences:
- the LOC125608863 gene encoding agamous-like MADS-box protein AGL62, giving the protein MVRKSKGRQKIEMVKMKNENNLQVTFSKRRTGLFKKASELCTLCGAEIVVIVFSPGKKVFSFGHPNVDCVIDRFANINPPNPRQHTDIQLSEARRNAIVQDLNNHLTQVTEEFEIEKKRTEDLKQKRKNSHMRENWWEEPIEELNLSQLTEFKCGLEKLRKTVTTEACKNFQAIVPRHNFYGGSSNNSTFGICDDHTDNIDTDLDLYNHQRMVATNTFACNQHNMMVPYHITSPFGNIANSNIIEGFAPEYNQNPNQFCFKQEQMSECDQHSAHPPRFGHGYY; this is encoded by the exons ATGGTGAGAAAAAGTAAAGGTCGTCAAAAGATAGAGATGgtcaaaatgaaaaatgaaaataatcttCAGGTTACATTCTCAAAAAGAAGAACTGGTCTTTTCAAAAAAGCTAGTGAGCTTTGCACGCTTTGTGGTGCTGAAATTGTTGTTATTGTATTTTCGCCTGGCAaaaaagttttttcttttggtcatCCAAATGTTGACTGTGTAATTGATCGCTTCGCAAACATTAATCCACCAAATCCTCGTCAACACACCGACATACAACTTAGCGAAGCCCGTCGAAATGCAATTGTTCAAGATCTCAACAATCATCTCACTCAA GTAACAGAAGAATTCGAAATTGAGAAAAAGAGGACTGAAGACTTAAAGCAAAAGAGGAAAAATAGTCACATGCGTGAGAATTGGTGGGAAGAACCTATAGAAGAGTTGAACTTAAGCCAACTCACTGAATTCAAATGTGGTTTGGAAAAGTTGAGAAAAACAGTGACTACTGAAGCCTGTAAGAATTTTCAAGCAATTGTTCCGCGTCATAACTTCTATGGTGGAAGTTCAAATAATTCTACTTTTGGGATTTGTGATGATCATACAGATAATATCGACACCGATTTAGATCTGTATAATCATCAAAGAATGGTGGCAACGAACACATTCGCTTGCAATCAGCACAACATGATGGTTCCTTATCATATTACATCACCATTTGGGAATATTGCTAATAGTAACATTATTGAAGGGTTCGCTCCAGAATACAATCAAAACCCAAACCAATTCTGTTTTAAGCAAGAACAAATGTCTGAGTGTGACCAACATTCAGCTCATCCTCCTCGTTTCGGACATGGttactattaa